A single window of Candidatus Eisenbacteria bacterium DNA harbors:
- a CDS encoding N-acetyltransferase translates to MISIRPEQESDTEAIRGVHLLAFGQKHEADLVDAIRDSDDFDPQLSLVAEVDRQLIGHILYSPLIIKSEAGEHRALALAPIAVRPDFQNQGIGSALVRYGNQAAANLNHRIVIVVGDPEYYSRFGFSPARPLGLACSLPVPDENFMVLELVPGALSNVKGSVAYPPVFGLA, encoded by the coding sequence ATGATATCGATCCGCCCGGAGCAGGAGTCGGATACCGAGGCGATACGAGGAGTGCACCTCCTCGCTTTCGGACAGAAGCATGAAGCTGATCTTGTCGACGCGATTCGCGACTCCGACGATTTTGATCCGCAACTTTCGCTTGTCGCCGAGGTTGACCGGCAGCTTATCGGCCACATTCTCTACAGCCCCTTGATCATCAAATCCGAAGCCGGGGAGCACCGGGCGCTGGCCTTGGCGCCGATCGCCGTACGGCCTGATTTTCAGAATCAGGGGATCGGTTCAGCATTGGTCCGGTACGGCAACCAGGCTGCGGCAAACCTGAATCACCGCATCGTGATAGTGGTCGGCGATCCTGAGTATTATTCGCGATTTGGGTTTTCTCCGGCCCGGCCGCTGGGATTGGCCTGTTCGCTGCCGGTGCCGGATGAAAATTTTATGGTTTTGGAGTTGGTTCCCGGCGCCCTGTCCAATGTGAAAGGGAGCGTGGCTTACCCGCCGGTTTTCGGATTGGCCTAG
- a CDS encoding T9SS type A sorting domain-containing protein gives MIRFVSYPALLLALSGFIFLGPAHAEDYPALDVHTPNGSMVPCAWVRDEAPYDSIQTWNVDVEFLIAFSGWDAEILKESTLTYNCHGYAWHASEGGDPVWIGMGKAEYCSTYNEVIVAEDIYWEDGSYFEVDGVNPETVTVFSAGGPRKANFPNGNHSAITTAIPGYLVSKWGKGPLVRHRWNHCPYDQTDIKFYRPDNPAAVVHGFAVVDGVAQWKVSSEHRTSHYRIDGSYTLAGPWNSLTPPLSPGAGFHHVEIGGGHEWFRLVEVEANGQEIFHGAATHTNQVTHNVEPRPTIEFLRDRIDCLRQSRLNNGYLSSIPQLGRDETVVIFCPLKFREALEYTYAEFWGGYGYSVMIEEIDDYPADPGSFRAHLKGEIASWAASGARFFLLVGDANDWQWFDLAEQGGQYWTGDWLSIHNGYLASGYSERGQPAKDIIPTFAVSDTASRGLNTAYVTPYWMTDQPYQDIDNDEMPDVVLARLPFNNVEDVWAFGHKLEMNQFFDSGSHGAQSVGFFVGDLDHDGLGDGQCARDAAQQVEGELPGGLWIQHLYESDIPSGGARNEAAADHWNLYRPELLLMLSSYSNRSWPANFFDQTNAANPWDMGMLDPYGTHAALVLSGSCDGADFARTEDPDYGAPIAEKFLASWDKGAMAWVGPTTGSWQPTNAVFAKYFVQELYADPDRPAAESFLVAVQRLLEEFPDRLDVRHTARSYVFLGDPLARINKMNSVTGVGDVLGPDQGYALHQNKPNPFAANTKISFVLAAKSDVEIDIYSVAGHCVRSLAHRSFPAGPHILEWDGRNNAALQAGSGVYFCRLSAQNRRVTRKMLLLR, from the coding sequence ATGATCCGGTTCGTGAGTTACCCGGCCCTTCTCCTCGCGCTTAGTGGATTTATCTTTCTTGGTCCCGCCCATGCCGAGGATTATCCTGCGCTCGATGTCCATACGCCGAATGGCTCGATGGTACCCTGCGCCTGGGTTCGGGATGAGGCCCCGTATGATTCCATTCAGACATGGAACGTTGACGTCGAGTTTCTTATCGCGTTCAGCGGGTGGGACGCAGAAATATTGAAGGAGTCCACGCTTACTTATAATTGCCATGGTTATGCCTGGCATGCTTCTGAGGGTGGCGATCCTGTCTGGATTGGGATGGGGAAAGCTGAGTATTGTTCGACATATAATGAAGTCATAGTGGCAGAGGACATCTATTGGGAAGATGGCAGCTACTTTGAAGTTGATGGCGTCAATCCGGAAACAGTGACTGTTTTCTCGGCCGGGGGCCCAAGGAAGGCCAATTTCCCAAATGGTAATCATTCAGCGATAACAACCGCTATTCCGGGTTATCTTGTCTCCAAATGGGGCAAAGGACCATTAGTCCGGCACAGATGGAATCATTGTCCATATGATCAAACGGATATAAAATTCTACCGCCCTGATAATCCAGCGGCTGTTGTACACGGTTTTGCCGTCGTCGACGGAGTCGCTCAATGGAAGGTCTCGAGCGAACACCGCACGTCTCATTATAGAATCGATGGAAGCTACACCCTTGCCGGCCCCTGGAATTCGTTGACCCCGCCCCTTAGCCCGGGGGCGGGGTTCCATCATGTCGAAATCGGCGGCGGCCATGAGTGGTTCCGGCTGGTTGAAGTTGAGGCAAATGGCCAAGAGATTTTTCATGGTGCCGCCACACACACAAATCAAGTAACACACAATGTCGAACCGCGCCCAACGATAGAATTCCTGCGCGATCGAATTGATTGTCTGCGACAGAGCCGGCTAAACAATGGTTATTTATCCTCGATTCCACAGCTGGGCCGAGATGAGACCGTTGTCATCTTTTGCCCGCTGAAATTCAGAGAGGCCCTTGAATATACCTATGCTGAATTCTGGGGTGGATACGGCTACAGCGTTATGATCGAGGAGATTGATGACTATCCCGCCGATCCTGGAAGTTTTCGCGCCCATCTCAAGGGTGAAATCGCTTCGTGGGCGGCGTCGGGAGCCCGCTTCTTCCTTTTGGTGGGTGATGCAAATGATTGGCAGTGGTTTGATCTGGCCGAGCAGGGCGGGCAATACTGGACCGGTGACTGGTTGAGTATTCATAACGGGTACCTGGCTTCCGGCTATTCGGAGAGGGGGCAGCCGGCAAAGGATATTATTCCGACCTTCGCTGTATCCGACACGGCCTCCCGGGGTTTGAACACCGCCTATGTCACACCCTATTGGATGACGGATCAACCCTATCAGGACATCGACAATGATGAGATGCCGGACGTCGTTCTGGCGCGGCTGCCATTTAACAATGTAGAAGATGTCTGGGCGTTTGGTCATAAACTGGAGATGAATCAATTCTTCGATAGCGGATCGCACGGCGCTCAATCTGTCGGCTTTTTTGTCGGTGATCTTGATCATGACGGCCTGGGCGACGGACAATGTGCGCGCGATGCCGCGCAACAGGTCGAAGGCGAATTGCCCGGCGGGCTTTGGATTCAACATCTCTACGAGTCGGATATCCCAAGCGGCGGCGCCAGAAATGAGGCCGCGGCCGATCATTGGAATCTTTACAGGCCGGAGCTGCTCCTCATGCTCAGCAGCTACTCAAATCGATCCTGGCCGGCAAATTTCTTTGATCAAACCAATGCGGCAAATCCATGGGACATGGGCATGCTTGACCCGTATGGGACCCACGCGGCCCTGGTTCTATCCGGCTCCTGTGACGGAGCGGATTTTGCGCGGACCGAAGATCCGGATTATGGGGCGCCCATAGCCGAAAAGTTTTTAGCGTCATGGGATAAAGGCGCTATGGCGTGGGTCGGACCTACCACAGGATCGTGGCAACCGACAAATGCTGTCTTCGCGAAGTATTTTGTTCAAGAGCTGTATGCCGATCCCGACAGGCCGGCCGCCGAATCGTTTCTGGTTGCGGTTCAAAGGCTTCTTGAAGAGTTTCCAGACAGGCTTGATGTGCGCCATACAGCACGGTCTTATGTCTTTCTCGGCGACCCACTCGCGCGGATCAACAAGATGAATTCCGTAACCGGTGTGGGCGACGTTCTGGGTCCCGATCAAGGTTATGCTCTCCATCAAAACAAACCGAATCCTTTTGCCGCCAACACAAAAATCTCTTTTGTTTTAGCGGCGAAAAGTGATGTCGAGATTGATATCTATAGTGTCGCCGGACACTGCGTTCGCTCGCTCGCTCACAGGAGCTTCCCGGCCGGACCGCATATCTTGGAGTGGGATGGCCGCAATAATGCAGCCCTTCAAGCGGGATCGGGAGTCTACTTCTGCCGTTTGTCGGCGCAGAATCGGAGGGTGACGCGCAAAATGCTGCTCCTGAGGTGA
- a CDS encoding sigma 54-interacting transcriptional regulator gives MSLEGCGEHLSTSSHLPAEALASCLRRARLYLDAASPTHAYELLQPIVSTSIEGIPERDDRLALVSCYLESCQALRKTKELRVWTPVLRDLLQSAGSVSAEIQVRGTAVLAYILSESGDYPSSLDLCRRMGPDVLAKANPQTAVLILIQTVTPLMRLGNLEEAEAKAAEALELAERYGDRVLWGKTCGQMANVLRIRGRLEESLRFYGKSEQLRRDGGDLTGVVRVLLNRAWLLNRMGLLEQSHATFAQAHKQARQIGHATLILRSALGQGMLAGRCGDWPEARRLLLSCWRMARRMEMPREECLSLEFLGEVMATSGHFGRAHRALNLCRRLADCLSPAGDLVVECYLRFSLLACAESKWPRAEKAARNAIDLASQCGMDWEEAQGWGLLSLALESQGMNDKAEQTALRAQDLLRKMNLGQKADLVSGWRHQLLQANMKTRASEGPSGHFERLDFSRPKPKGAVKAAPKGALTDAQTSMALNPIWNEIGLITGSLPMKRVLEKARRLAEDGAFILLTGETGTGKELVARGIHKLAGRRGRFVPFNCGACPDALIQSELFGADAGAFTGATRNRRGLVREAEGGTLFLDEVGELSPRAQVALLRFLDRGEVKALGSTAIHNIQLGIVSATQKDLPQKLKMGLFRKDLYYRLAQGRIDLPPLRNRLEDLALLIRHLWNHHGAGSALPKGLVEEAGLLVFREHSWPGNIRELDHFVRALRLRFNGIGNGASFDPAVIREMLLDSALKPSPVAIERPSRDRVVSALAAAGGNRSRAAKMLGISRQMVYRILR, from the coding sequence ATGAGTCTGGAGGGGTGCGGGGAACATCTTTCGACTTCATCTCATCTTCCAGCCGAGGCATTGGCTAGCTGTCTTCGTCGAGCCCGGCTATACCTGGATGCTGCTTCACCGACCCATGCCTACGAGCTTCTCCAACCTATCGTTTCAACTTCGATTGAAGGGATCCCCGAAAGGGATGATCGTTTAGCTCTTGTTTCATGCTACTTAGAGAGCTGCCAAGCGCTCCGTAAAACCAAGGAGCTCAGAGTATGGACCCCTGTCCTCCGCGACCTGCTTCAAAGCGCCGGCTCGGTTTCGGCGGAAATACAAGTCCGCGGCACGGCCGTCCTGGCTTATATTCTATCCGAGAGTGGCGATTACCCTTCATCCCTGGACCTTTGTCGACGGATGGGCCCGGATGTTCTCGCGAAAGCCAACCCGCAAACCGCTGTTTTGATTCTCATCCAGACCGTCACACCCCTCATGAGACTCGGCAATCTTGAGGAGGCCGAGGCCAAGGCGGCCGAGGCCCTCGAACTGGCCGAGCGTTATGGCGATCGTGTTCTCTGGGGCAAGACCTGCGGCCAGATGGCCAATGTGCTCCGCATCCGAGGACGGCTTGAGGAATCGCTCCGGTTTTATGGAAAATCAGAACAACTCCGTCGCGATGGCGGTGATCTGACCGGCGTTGTGCGCGTCCTGCTTAATCGCGCTTGGCTCCTTAATCGGATGGGTCTCCTCGAGCAAAGTCACGCGACGTTCGCGCAGGCTCATAAACAGGCGCGACAGATAGGTCATGCAACCTTGATCTTGCGATCGGCTTTGGGACAGGGCATGCTCGCGGGCCGCTGTGGTGACTGGCCGGAGGCCCGCCGCCTGCTCTTAAGCTGCTGGCGCATGGCCCGCCGGATGGAGATGCCGCGTGAAGAATGTCTATCTCTGGAGTTCCTCGGTGAGGTTATGGCGACGAGTGGACATTTTGGTAGGGCGCACCGAGCCCTGAACCTCTGCCGCCGTCTGGCCGACTGTCTTTCGCCGGCGGGAGATCTGGTTGTCGAGTGCTATTTAAGATTCTCCTTGCTGGCCTGCGCTGAGTCAAAGTGGCCGCGGGCGGAGAAGGCGGCGCGAAACGCCATCGATCTCGCATCCCAATGCGGGATGGATTGGGAAGAAGCCCAGGGGTGGGGTCTTCTCAGCTTGGCTCTCGAATCCCAAGGCATGAATGATAAAGCTGAACAAACCGCTCTTCGAGCACAAGATCTTTTGCGAAAAATGAACCTGGGCCAGAAAGCCGATCTCGTATCCGGCTGGCGCCATCAGCTATTGCAGGCAAACATGAAGACCCGCGCGTCAGAAGGACCCTCTGGTCATTTCGAGCGTTTGGATTTTTCCCGGCCGAAACCCAAGGGTGCGGTAAAGGCTGCGCCGAAGGGCGCACTGACGGATGCACAAACTTCTATGGCTTTAAATCCCATCTGGAATGAGATCGGCCTTATCACCGGATCTCTTCCGATGAAGCGTGTCTTGGAGAAAGCGCGTCGACTGGCGGAAGACGGAGCTTTTATCCTTCTCACGGGTGAGACGGGGACGGGAAAAGAGCTCGTGGCGCGGGGGATTCACAAGCTTGCCGGCCGGAGAGGGCGCTTTGTTCCCTTCAATTGCGGCGCCTGTCCCGACGCCCTTATACAAAGCGAGCTCTTCGGCGCTGACGCGGGCGCCTTCACGGGGGCAACGCGCAACCGGCGCGGTTTGGTGCGGGAGGCCGAAGGGGGAACGCTCTTTTTGGATGAAGTGGGGGAGTTGTCGCCCCGGGCTCAAGTCGCCTTGCTGCGTTTTCTTGATCGCGGCGAGGTGAAGGCGCTGGGCTCAACAGCCATTCACAATATTCAGCTGGGTATCGTATCCGCCACACAAAAAGATCTCCCGCAGAAACTAAAGATGGGCCTCTTCCGGAAAGATCTCTATTACCGGCTGGCTCAAGGCCGGATTGATCTCCCTCCCCTGCGGAACCGGTTGGAAGACCTTGCCCTCCTCATCCGCCACCTGTGGAATCACCATGGCGCCGGCAGCGCCCTTCCTAAGGGATTGGTCGAGGAGGCGGGTCTGCTTGTTTTCCGGGAGCATTCATGGCCTGGAAATATCCGCGAGCTTGATCATTTCGTGCGCGCGCTCAGGCTCCGATTCAATGGCATAGGGAATGGCGCATCGTTCGATCCGGCGGTCATCCGGGAGATGCTTCTCGATTCAGCGCTGAAGCCCTCACCAGTTGCCATTGAGCGTCCGAGCAGAGACAGGGTTGTGTCCGCACTTGCCGCGGCCGGAGGAAACCGGAGCCGGGCGGCCAAAATGCTGGGGATATCACGCCAGATGGTCTATCGAATCCTTCGTTAA
- a CDS encoding SMP-30/gluconolactonase/LRE family protein — protein sequence MRILISVLLLALVFSGLPALPGHAQNLLNQPESVVYDAPRDRYLVSNYGDGSIVAIDAAHQQSYFNTSLTKIAGLHILNGILYVASSGEPDIALIGFDLETGERIASIWITDPGMLNGITSDDSGNLYVTDFYNSKIYKIRPDHSWSVFVDADLNMPNGIIFDAPNDRLLTVMQNEAGYPMKAIDIADSSVSVVMNTQIPSVDGITVDSGGSFYISSWYYSAVLRYDPALSGPPETFSTGHDGPADIYYDAVHDLIAVPNFYTNSVDFLPVDLTSVEGAVTPGTEIVFETGSNPFKNKAHFSYELKDAADVHIDIYNIAGRKRATLVDGVRAAGSHHASWNAELEPSGLYFYRLQVGERSRMGKLLLLR from the coding sequence ATGAGAATCTTGATTTCAGTGCTTCTTCTCGCCTTGGTTTTCAGCGGATTGCCGGCCCTTCCGGGTCATGCCCAAAATCTTCTGAATCAACCCGAGAGCGTTGTTTATGACGCCCCGCGGGATCGCTATCTCGTCTCGAACTACGGCGACGGCAGTATTGTCGCGATCGATGCAGCGCATCAACAATCCTATTTCAATACGTCTCTCACCAAGATCGCCGGATTGCACATTTTAAACGGCATTCTTTATGTTGCATCGAGCGGGGAGCCTGATATCGCGCTCATCGGCTTCGATCTGGAAACGGGCGAAAGGATCGCAAGTATTTGGATCACGGATCCGGGGATGCTCAATGGCATCACATCCGACGACAGCGGCAATCTCTATGTGACTGATTTCTATAACAGCAAAATCTATAAAATCCGGCCCGATCACAGCTGGTCTGTTTTTGTGGATGCGGATCTGAATATGCCGAACGGTATCATCTTTGATGCGCCGAATGACCGCCTTCTCACCGTCATGCAGAACGAAGCCGGTTACCCGATGAAAGCGATCGATATCGCTGATTCATCGGTCTCTGTCGTGATGAACACACAGATCCCCAGTGTCGATGGTATTACGGTTGATAGTGGCGGTTCCTTTTATATCTCCAGCTGGTATTACAGCGCGGTGCTCCGGTATGATCCGGCGCTCAGCGGCCCGCCGGAAACGTTCTCGACCGGCCATGACGGACCCGCCGATATCTATTATGACGCCGTTCACGATTTGATCGCCGTTCCGAATTTCTATACAAATTCCGTGGATTTTCTGCCGGTTGACCTGACGTCGGTTGAGGGTGCGGTAACCCCCGGTACTGAAATTGTTTTTGAGACCGGATCCAACCCATTCAAGAATAAGGCCCATTTTTCCTATGAACTTAAAGACGCGGCCGATGTCCACATCGATATTTATAATATTGCCGGCCGCAAGCGGGCCACACTCGTTGACGGCGTCCGGGCGGCGGGAAGTCATCATGCCTCGTGGAACGCTGAACTGGAGCCATCCGGCCTCTATTTCTACCGGTTACAGGTGGGTGAACGGTCACGGATGGGGAAGTTGCTGCTCCTAAGATAG
- a CDS encoding T9SS type A sorting domain-containing protein, with protein sequence MNSRRPLHPFIFLFIIGCLLFLSPAVIAVDRSCGDHIWEACEYCGQDCYWESGFVYTDMTHDCIVNIVDFGIFAQPFLGSYWTASADFNDDGFVNAGDYYLFGTSYFHDYEVDPCDPCGVVPDSCMGIARINFSMDAEEDVDRIDIAPFEEFRVFIVLEGCVGMTSADACFYASSNVEGDFSTEALWGMTPSDGSPARYQGEFHAYVTDSEPAWVKIRDCTMHSNQGLQWAQVNPPRLMNFETVAFGGINAYPPPDSLGNCGPQEPYCGDGAWDFEPCEFCGQDAYQTTGWTEMNHDCWVDLLDLVLFGEAYGGSYDPSADFNDNGVVGIEDFLVFSDSFFQHGPVTPCATCGVVPDSCAGTVRINFSADPTDDLDRIDLAPYQPATAHVVVEGCDGIAGIDLCVLVTPNINIDNTAYPTTLVLEDGAYPLLPPMDSGPHDVLGVTFYLTDATPGRIWVNGCGARTLSWAQRDPLRRMGFRMIASGGINVDAGYDSLGCGLSGVGDWTVADLIPVRITCSPNPAGHNVSLTFNLDEAIPTDVGIFDVAGRLVRHLYKGSLDSGSLLQWDTRSDRGEDVPSGVYFVKLSSSRGCAKTRMILLR encoded by the coding sequence ATGAACAGCCGCCGGCCTCTTCATCCCTTTATATTCCTCTTTATCATTGGATGTCTTCTCTTTCTTTCGCCCGCCGTGATCGCAGTTGACCGCTCTTGCGGCGACCATATCTGGGAAGCCTGCGAGTATTGCGGCCAGGATTGCTACTGGGAATCCGGTTTTGTTTATACGGATATGACGCATGATTGCATCGTCAACATTGTCGATTTCGGGATCTTCGCGCAGCCGTTCCTTGGATCCTATTGGACGGCCAGCGCCGATTTTAATGATGATGGCTTTGTTAATGCCGGCGATTATTATTTGTTCGGCACCAGCTATTTTCATGACTATGAGGTGGATCCCTGCGACCCCTGCGGCGTTGTGCCCGACAGCTGCATGGGGATCGCAAGAATCAATTTTTCGATGGATGCCGAGGAGGACGTTGATCGAATCGATATTGCGCCCTTCGAGGAATTCAGAGTTTTTATTGTCCTTGAGGGGTGCGTTGGTATGACATCCGCGGATGCCTGTTTCTACGCCTCGAGTAATGTCGAAGGCGATTTTTCGACCGAGGCTCTATGGGGGATGACCCCATCGGACGGCTCACCGGCGAGATATCAGGGGGAGTTTCATGCCTATGTCACCGACAGCGAGCCGGCCTGGGTGAAGATCAGAGATTGTACAATGCATTCCAACCAGGGGCTTCAATGGGCTCAGGTCAATCCGCCTCGGCTCATGAATTTTGAGACGGTGGCCTTCGGGGGGATCAACGCCTATCCGCCGCCTGATTCCTTGGGCAACTGCGGCCCGCAGGAACCATACTGCGGCGATGGCGCGTGGGATTTTGAACCGTGCGAATTCTGCGGCCAGGATGCTTATCAGACGACCGGTTGGACTGAAATGAATCACGATTGCTGGGTCGATCTTCTGGATCTTGTTCTCTTTGGTGAAGCCTATGGCGGGAGTTACGATCCCAGCGCGGATTTCAATGACAACGGCGTGGTGGGGATCGAGGATTTTCTGGTCTTCTCCGATAGTTTCTTTCAGCATGGACCGGTAACACCCTGCGCCACCTGCGGCGTGGTTCCGGATAGCTGCGCGGGAACCGTCCGAATCAATTTCTCTGCCGACCCTACGGACGATCTCGACCGGATCGATCTGGCCCCCTATCAACCCGCCACGGCGCATGTTGTTGTTGAAGGCTGCGACGGGATTGCCGGGATTGACCTCTGCGTGCTGGTCACACCCAATATCAATATCGACAACACCGCTTATCCCACGACCCTGGTTCTTGAAGACGGCGCCTATCCATTGCTGCCTCCCATGGATAGCGGCCCACATGATGTCTTGGGTGTTACATTTTATCTGACCGATGCCACACCGGGACGCATTTGGGTCAACGGCTGCGGGGCGAGAACTCTTAGTTGGGCGCAGAGAGATCCACTCCGCCGTATGGGATTCAGAATGATCGCCTCGGGCGGTATTAATGTAGACGCCGGGTATGATTCCCTCGGTTGCGGGTTGTCGGGAGTGGGCGATTGGACGGTTGCGGATCTGATCCCGGTGAGGATCACCTGCAGCCCTAATCCGGCGGGCCACAATGTATCACTGACCTTCAATCTCGATGAAGCGATCCCGACGGATGTCGGGATATTCGATGTGGCCGGCCGCCTTGTCCGGCATCTTTATAAGGGATCACTGGATTCGGGGAGCCTCCTTCAGTGGGATACGCGGTCGGATCGCGGGGAGGATGTTCCATCCGGCGTCTATTTTGTGAAGCTCTCCTCATCAAGGGGATGCGCGAAGACGCGGATGATTTTGCTCAGATAA
- a CDS encoding tyrosine--tRNA ligase has protein sequence MATKLSIDEQLSILLRGTQFADEVNWDTAPTEKTLREQMTEELREILKEGKQLRIYLGVDPTSPNLHVGHFVPLQKLRQFQELGHQVIFLIGDYTAMIGDPTGQDKTRRRFTHEEVLGLAKTYCEQAFKVLDEEKTEVRYNGEWLAKLQFADIVELASIFPLRQIISRRDFKDRLDRGESLRFHESLYALMQGYDAHALECDVQVGAYDQHFNLLAGREIQKHFGARPHVMITVPLIDGTDGRKMSKSYGNTIDIRSTPEDMFGKTMRVSDEQLPAYVELTSGWPMDEIDKILAELKSGGNPMEIKKRLAGRLVEMYHGAAAAKEAEEHFRRVVQEKAAPDEIQIVKVTDDLMRNGPTWIDALAALNLTKSKGEARRLIQQGGFYVEQETVGDVAALFDPEMVKAKGGDGLMIRLGKRRYYRLIPS, from the coding sequence GTGGCGACAAAGCTTTCGATCGATGAGCAACTCTCCATTCTGTTGCGGGGAACGCAGTTTGCGGATGAGGTCAATTGGGATACGGCTCCAACGGAGAAGACGCTGCGCGAGCAGATGACCGAGGAGCTGCGGGAGATTCTCAAAGAGGGAAAGCAGCTGCGGATTTATCTCGGTGTCGATCCGACCAGCCCGAATCTTCATGTCGGTCACTTTGTCCCGCTGCAAAAGCTCCGCCAGTTTCAGGAGCTGGGGCATCAGGTTATCTTTCTCATCGGTGATTACACCGCCATGATCGGCGATCCGACGGGACAAGACAAAACGCGCCGCCGTTTTACACACGAAGAAGTGCTGGGGCTCGCCAAGACCTACTGCGAACAGGCCTTCAAGGTGCTGGATGAGGAGAAGACCGAGGTTCGTTACAACGGCGAGTGGCTGGCGAAACTGCAGTTTGCCGATATTGTAGAACTCGCCTCCATTTTCCCTCTGCGCCAGATTATCAGCCGGCGGGATTTTAAAGACCGGCTGGATCGCGGCGAAAGCCTGCGCTTTCATGAGTCGCTCTACGCCCTCATGCAGGGATACGATGCGCACGCGCTCGAATGCGATGTGCAGGTCGGCGCTTACGATCAGCATTTCAATCTTCTCGCCGGCCGTGAGATACAAAAACATTTCGGAGCACGGCCTCATGTCATGATCACCGTACCGCTCATCGATGGGACCGACGGGCGGAAAATGTCTAAGTCATACGGCAACACAATCGATATCCGCAGCACGCCTGAGGATATGTTCGGGAAGACGATGCGGGTCTCCGACGAGCAATTGCCGGCCTATGTGGAACTCACCTCGGGCTGGCCGATGGATGAGATCGACAAGATTCTGGCCGAGCTGAAGAGCGGCGGCAATCCGATGGAGATTAAGAAGCGCCTTGCCGGACGGCTGGTTGAAATGTACCACGGAGCGGCCGCGGCGAAGGAGGCTGAGGAACATTTCCGCCGGGTCGTACAAGAGAAGGCCGCGCCCGATGAAATTCAAATTGTTAAAGTGACGGATGATCTCATGCGCAATGGTCCGACCTGGATTGACGCTCTGGCGGCGCTCAATCTAACCAAATCGAAGGGCGAAGCGCGGCGCCTGATCCAGCAGGGTGGATTCTATGTCGAACAGGAGACGGTCGGCGATGTCGCGGCCCTTTTCGATCCGGAGATGGTGAAAGCCAAGGGCGGCGATGGACTCATGATCCGTCTCGGCAAGCGGCGGTATTACCGGTTGATACCCTCCTGA